The following is a genomic window from Coriobacteriaceae bacterium.
ATGCTGGACGAGGAGCTGTTCCGCGACAAGCTGGAGACCGCTCTTGCCCGTGTGAACCCCGAGCTCGAGCTCATCTACAACCTGCCCACCTACACCGTGGACCAGATCTGCGACGAGTACCTGCCGATGGCCGAGCGCCTGCGTCCCTACATCACCGAGACGAGCCTGCTGCTCAACAACATGATCGATGAGGGCAAGAACCTGCTGTTTGAGGGCGCCCAGGCGACGCTGCTCGACATCGACCACGGCACCTATCCGTACGTGACGTCTTCCAACTGCACCGCTGGCGGCGCCATCACCGGATCCGGCGTGGGCATGAAGAACGTCGACCGCGTGCTGGGCGTCATGAAGGCCTATATCACCCGCGTCGGTTCGGGCCCCATGCCCACCGAACTTTCCTATGAGTCCGAGGCTGGCCACACGCTGACCGAGGAGGGCTATGAGTACGGCGTGACCACCGGTCGCCGTCGTCGTTGCGGCTGGTTCGACGGCCCTATCGCCAACTATGCCTCGCGCGTCAACGGCCTCACCGACATCGCCGTGACCAAGCTCGACGTGCTTTCGGCTTTCGACACCATCAAGGTGTGCGTTGCCTACGACGTCGATGGCGAGCGTTACACGAGCGTGCCCGAACACCAGGTGCGCTTTGAGCATGCCAAGCCCATCTACGAGGAGCTCCCTGGCTGGAAGTGCGATATCACCGGTTGCCGCAGCTTTGAGGAGCTGCCGCAGGAGGCTCAGGACTACGTGGCGTTTATCGAGGATCTGGCACACACCCGCGTGACGTTCATTGGCGTTGGCGCTGGTCGCGAGCAGATCATCAACCGATTCTGGAAGTAATCGGGACTATTTGGTTATTGCGATATACCCCTTTGCAGCCCGGACGGGCGGCCGAGGGGTATATTTGCTTGCAAAGGGCTCGCGCGGAGCGGGCCGTTCATCCATAGAGGAGGCACCCTTGAAGGCGGACACTCAAACCATCGACATCCTGTTGTTGGGCAGCGGCGGCCGTGAGCATGCTTTGGCAGCCAAGCTCGCGGCATCACCGCGCGCCGGCAAGCTCTACATTGCGCCGGGCAACGGCGGCACCGCGAGCTGCGGCGAGAACGTTGTTCTCGACGACTGCGATCCTGCGGCCGTGGCGGCGTTTGCGCAGAGCCACGGATGCGGACTTGTGGTAATTGGCCCCGAGGCTCCGCTCGTGGCGGGCGTGGCCGACGCCGTGCGCGCGGCGGGTATTCCCTGCTTTGGCCCGGGTGCCGAGGGCGCCCAGATGGAGGGCTCCAAGCTGTTCTCCAAGCAGCTCATGGAGCGCGCCGGTATCCCGACGGCGGCCTACGGCTCGTTTACCGACGAGGCTTCGGCTCTTGCCTACGTGCGCGAGCAGGGCGCCCCGCTGGTCGTCAAGGCCGACGGCCTTGCCGCGGGCAAGGGCGTTATCGTGGCGACCGAACTTGAGCAGGCCGAGGAGGCCGTGCGTGAGTGTTTTGGCGGCACCTTTGGCGATGCCGGCAACACCGTGGTTATCGAGGAGATGCTCGTTGGCCCCGAGTGCTCGCTGCTGGCCTTTACCGACGGCAAGACCGTTCGCCCCATGGCCACCTCGCAGGACCACAAGCGCGCGCTCGAGGGCGACAAGGGCCCCAACACCGGTGGCATGGGCGTCTACAGCCCGGTGCCCATCGTGACTGACGAGGAGCACGCCACGATGGTGAAGGTCATGGAGCAGACCGTGGCCGAGCTCGCTGTCGAGGGTATCGACTACCGCGGCTGCCTGTACGGCGGCTTTATGCTCACGCCTGCCGGCCCCAAGGTGCTGGAGTTCAATGCCCGCTTTGGCGACCCCGAGACGCAGGTCGTGCTGCCGCGCCTTAAGAACGACTTGGTCGAGGTCATGCTGGCTTGTGCCAACTGCGAGCTCGATCAGATTGAGCTCGACTGGCGTGACGAGTGGGCCGTGGCCGTTGTCCTGACGAGCGCGGGCTATCCCGGCAGCTACGAGAAGGGCAAGGTCATCACCGGTATCGCCGATGCCGAGGCCATGGAGAACGTGACCGTGTACCACGCGGGCACCGCCGTGGTGGACGGCCAGCTCGTGACCAATGGTGGCCGCGTGCTTGCCGTGACCGCTCTGGGCGACACGTTCGAGAACGCTCGCAACCTTGCCTACGAGGCCTGCGAGAAGATTGATTTTGAGGGCAAGACCCTGCGTCACGACATCGGCCTGCGCGCGCTGCGCGGCCGCGACGCCTGGGATGCCTAAAATCCGAGAGGAATGAGACGGATGGACGAGAAGAACGAAGAGCTCGTGGACGCGCAGATCGTCGAAGAGGACAGCCGCATGTATGGGCACGCCGAGGGCGAGCCTGGTGGCGAGGTCGCTGACGAGCCGGCACTGGTGCTGGGCGACGACGACCCGCACGATGCCGAGCTGCACGAGAAGATTCTTTCGGAGGAGTGCGCCTGGAAGGGCAAGATTCTCGACGTCCACCGTCTTGAGGTTGAGCTGCCCAACGGTCACCGCAGCGCCCGCGATATCGTTCGCCATCCGGGTGCGGCGGCCGTTGTGGCACTGACCGAGAGCGGCAAGATCGTACTGGTGCGTCAGTACCGCACCGCCATCGACCGCGTGACGGTCGAGATTCCTGCCGGCAAGCTCGATCCAGGCGAGGACCCGCTCGATTGCGCCAAGCGCGAACTGCATGAGGAGACCGGCTTTAGGGCTGGTCGTATTCGCTTTTTGACGTCGATTGTCACGTCCTGCGGTTTTTGCGATGAGATTATCCACATCTACTTGGCTACCAAGCTCGAGTTTGATGCGCCCAACCCCGATGATGACGAGTTTGTCAACGTGGACTTGGTGCCGCTGCACGAGCTGATCGACGCCGTACTCGACGGCAAGATCGAAGACGCTAAGACCGTCGTGGGTGCGCTTGCCTGCGACAGCATCGCACACAGGCTGGGCGGAACTGAGCTTTAAAAGCGAGGGCGACCCTGGGGCAAACACTACTGATTGTTTTGCCCCAGGGTTTTACGTTGTTGTTTTATCTCCGAGGACTGCATGTTTAGAAGATTCTTGTCTTATTACAAGCCCCAGATGGGGCTTTTTGTTGCTGATACTGTTTGTGCTCTGGTGCTTGCCGCCATTGACCTTGCGTTTCCCATTATCCTGCGCAATTTGACCGGTGGGCTGTTTACTCAGGGTCAGGCTGCCATTATGCAGGCGCTCGGCATGATCGCGGTGGGCTTGGTGCTGATGTATGCCGTCCGCTGCGCCTGCCGCTATTTTGTGAGCTATTGGGGTCACGTGATGGGCGCGCGCATGGAGTCCAAGATGCGCGAGGACCTGTTTGACCAGTATGAGCGCTTTAGCTTTGCGTACTTCGACCGCAACAGCTCGGGCGACATGATGAGCCGCGTGGTCAACGACCTGTTCGATATCTGCGAGGCGGCGCACCACGTGCCCGAGTGGATCATCATCTGCGGCATCGAGATTATTGGCTCGTTTGTGATCCTCTTTACCATCGCCCCGGTGCTGGCGCTCGCCATGGCCGTGGTGACGGCGGCGTTTGCGGTCATCATGTTTTGGCAGAACATGCGCATGCGCGAGGTCTTTAGCGACAACCGCAAGAAGATCAGCGGCATTAATGCACAGCTGCAGGATTCTCTGGCGGGCATGCGCGTGGTCAAGAGCTTTGCCAACGAGGAGACCGAGCGTGCCAAGTTCCGTGCCTCTAACGACCGCTACCTTTTGTCCAAGGAGAACATGTATCACGCCATGGGCGTCTATACCGCGACGTATGGCCTGCTCTCGGGTGTGCTCTATGTGATCGTGGTGCTGCTGGGCGGCTGGCTGGTCGCCCAGGGACAGCTGCAGGCGGTCGATATGGCGACCTTCGCACTCTATATTTCGCTGTTCTGCACGCCGCTCGAGACACTCGTCAATTCGGCCGAAACGTATCAGAAGGCCATCGCCGGCTTTAAGCGTATGGACGAGGTGCTCTCGACCGCGCCGGATATCCAGGACAAGCCGGGCGCTACGGATCTGCAGGTGACTGCCGGCGCCGTGGAGTATCACGACGTGTGCTTTAACTACGAGGATGTTGAGCTGGGCGAGGGCGATGCCGACGAACGTCCCGTTATCGACCATATGGACCTGTCCATCAAGCCCGGGCAGACCATCGCTTTGGTTGGCCCTTCGGGCGGCGGCAAGTCCACGACCTGTTCGCTGCTGCCGCGCTTTTATGACGTGGCTGCCGGATCCATTAGCATCGACGGCCAGGACGTGCGTGATGTGACGCAACAGAGCCTGCGTCGTGCCATCGGCCTGGTGCAGCAGGATGTCTATCTATTTGACGGTACGATTGGCGAGAACATCGCCTACGGCAAGCCGGGCGCTACGGCTGAAGAGATCGCCGAGGCCGCCCGTCGCGCCAACATCGATGCCTTTATCGAGTCGCTTCCGCAGGGCTATGACACCGTGGTGGGCGAGCGCGGCAGCCGTCTTTCGGGCGGACAGAAGCAGCGCGTTGCCATCGCGCGTGTGTTTCTCAAGAACCCCAAGATCCTTATTTTGGATGAGGCGACGAGTGCTTTGGATAACGAGAGCGAGGAGGCGGTGCAGGAGTCACTCGAAGAGCTGGCGCGTGGCCGCACCACGATTATCATCGCCCACCGTCTTTCGACCATTAAGCATTCCGATGAGATTGCGACCGTTGAGCATGGTCGCGTTGTGGAGCGTGGCACGCACGAGGAGCTTCTCGCCCGTGGCGGCACCTATGCCCGTTACTATCGAATGCAGTTCGAAGGTGCGCGTGCGCACGAGCTCGACTGATTGATATGACAGGAAGTTTATGGCTGACAAGAACCCTTTGACTCCGGAAGAAGTGACGGAGTTATTCTCCGAAATCGATGCATCCGGCGTCTTGGATCCCACGCTCGCCAAAAAGCGCACCGAGCGCATGCGTGAGAAGGAGGCTGCGGCCAAGCGCGGTGACAAAGCAGCGCTAGCGCAGCTGCGCAGCGAGGACCGCGCGAGCCAGGCAAAACATATCGACCCGCTGTCCGAGGACGACCCTTCGGGTTCGCAGGTGAGCCATACCATTACGAAGACTGCCATGGTCGTGGTTATCGGCATTTTGGTGCTGATCGTGGGCATGCAAATTGGCTACGGCGT
Proteins encoded in this region:
- a CDS encoding adenylosuccinate synthase yields the protein MPSTVLVGAQWGDEGKGKICDLVAGDFDAVVRYSGGNNAGHTIVVNGKKYGLHQVPSGIMYSDHVSVIGNGCVVNPKVVLEEIDMFEADGITTKNLKISGNAHVIMPYHIDLDGAFEQKLGKKNIGTTKRGIGPCYQDKMARIGLRMQDMLDEELFRDKLETALARVNPELELIYNLPTYTVDQICDEYLPMAERLRPYITETSLLLNNMIDEGKNLLFEGAQATLLDIDHGTYPYVTSSNCTAGGAITGSGVGMKNVDRVLGVMKAYITRVGSGPMPTELSYESEAGHTLTEEGYEYGVTTGRRRRCGWFDGPIANYASRVNGLTDIAVTKLDVLSAFDTIKVCVAYDVDGERYTSVPEHQVRFEHAKPIYEELPGWKCDITGCRSFEELPQEAQDYVAFIEDLAHTRVTFIGVGAGREQIINRFWK
- the purD gene encoding phosphoribosylamine--glycine ligase; this encodes MKADTQTIDILLLGSGGREHALAAKLAASPRAGKLYIAPGNGGTASCGENVVLDDCDPAAVAAFAQSHGCGLVVIGPEAPLVAGVADAVRAAGIPCFGPGAEGAQMEGSKLFSKQLMERAGIPTAAYGSFTDEASALAYVREQGAPLVVKADGLAAGKGVIVATELEQAEEAVRECFGGTFGDAGNTVVIEEMLVGPECSLLAFTDGKTVRPMATSQDHKRALEGDKGPNTGGMGVYSPVPIVTDEEHATMVKVMEQTVAELAVEGIDYRGCLYGGFMLTPAGPKVLEFNARFGDPETQVVLPRLKNDLVEVMLACANCELDQIELDWRDEWAVAVVLTSAGYPGSYEKGKVITGIADAEAMENVTVYHAGTAVVDGQLVTNGGRVLAVTALGDTFENARNLAYEACEKIDFEGKTLRHDIGLRALRGRDAWDA
- a CDS encoding NUDIX hydrolase, translating into MDEKNEELVDAQIVEEDSRMYGHAEGEPGGEVADEPALVLGDDDPHDAELHEKILSEECAWKGKILDVHRLEVELPNGHRSARDIVRHPGAAAVVALTESGKIVLVRQYRTAIDRVTVEIPAGKLDPGEDPLDCAKRELHEETGFRAGRIRFLTSIVTSCGFCDEIIHIYLATKLEFDAPNPDDDEFVNVDLVPLHELIDAVLDGKIEDAKTVVGALACDSIAHRLGGTEL
- a CDS encoding ABC transporter ATP-binding protein/permease, with the translated sequence MFRRFLSYYKPQMGLFVADTVCALVLAAIDLAFPIILRNLTGGLFTQGQAAIMQALGMIAVGLVLMYAVRCACRYFVSYWGHVMGARMESKMREDLFDQYERFSFAYFDRNSSGDMMSRVVNDLFDICEAAHHVPEWIIICGIEIIGSFVILFTIAPVLALAMAVVTAAFAVIMFWQNMRMREVFSDNRKKISGINAQLQDSLAGMRVVKSFANEETERAKFRASNDRYLLSKENMYHAMGVYTATYGLLSGVLYVIVVLLGGWLVAQGQLQAVDMATFALYISLFCTPLETLVNSAETYQKAIAGFKRMDEVLSTAPDIQDKPGATDLQVTAGAVEYHDVCFNYEDVELGEGDADERPVIDHMDLSIKPGQTIALVGPSGGGKSTTCSLLPRFYDVAAGSISIDGQDVRDVTQQSLRRAIGLVQQDVYLFDGTIGENIAYGKPGATAEEIAEAARRANIDAFIESLPQGYDTVVGERGSRLSGGQKQRVAIARVFLKNPKILILDEATSALDNESEEAVQESLEELARGRTTIIIAHRLSTIKHSDEIATVEHGRVVERGTHEELLARGGTYARYYRMQFEGARAHELD